The Pseudomonas protegens genome contains the following window.
GCGCCGCGCCGATCAGGCCGGCCATGTAGCTGCCGGTTAACGAGGCGCCGGCATAACCGGTGACCTGGTTGTCCAGCCCGCGTTGCAGGGTGCCCTGGGCCACATATTGGTGCTGACCACGCCCGCCGGCCCTGATCACCTGCCCGCCGGTCAGGCTGTAGCGGGTGCTCCCCGGTCGCAGGTGACGGGCCATGGTGGCAAAGGGCACGGTAAAACGCTGGATGCGACCATCGGCCTCGGTCAGCGTCACTTCCAGGTCGCCGCCAAAGCTCGCGGCCTGCAGGTCGGCAATCTCGAAGGGGCCCGGGGCGACGGTGGTTTCGTACACCAGGTAACCCCGCTGACGCACCGTGACCTTGGCGTTGGTATTGGCCGTACCGCGCACCACCGGGGCGAAATAGCGCTGGGCGGTGGGCAGCATGCGTTCATCGCTGAACAGCTTGACCCCGCGAAACGACACCGAATCGAACAGCTCGGAGTCGGTCACGCTCTCCCCCACCAGCAATTGCGAACGCCAGTCGGTCAGGTCGGTCTGGCCGTAGATATAGCCCCGTTGATAATCGCTGCCGCTGTCCGGCGACCAGGAGAAGGTGCCGCTGTGACGCAGGCGCAGGTTTCCCAGGTTCAGGCCCATGTTCAATCCGGCATAGCCGCTAGTGCTGCGCTGGCCACGGCTCTGGGTGCTGAACAGGTTGGTGCTGTAGTTGAGCCGGGCCGCGTTGATGCCCGAGTCCCAGCTGGCCGGATCGACGTAGCTGGCTGCGACTTCGGGCAGCACGAACAGCTGTGGCACCGAGAGTTCCAGTTGCTGTTCGGCCATGTTGACCTGGGTGATGACATGGGGGATGTAACTGGCGAGGTCCCCGCAGAACTCACCGTCGCCCTGCAGCGGATGACTGGCAGGCGCCAGCGCGGCGTCGACCTTGTTCAGGTCGATGCCCAGTTGCTTGAGCAACTCGCGGTTGTAGCAGGGCTGGCTGCCCTGGGGGTCATCGCTTTCGCGCAGTTCGATCTCGATCAAGCCGCGCCAGGCGCCACTGACTCGCACATCCAGCAGGTACTTGCCCGGCGCCACATACCCCGCACGCTCGAAGCGCTGGGTGTCGATGAGGGCTCCTGGCGCCTTGAACAGCATCTGGGTATCGAAGAACACCGGGCTGTTCTGAGACGCATCGCCGGACACCTCCGATCGCACGGCTTGATCAGCGCTCGTCGGCTGGGCAGCCACCGGAGCCGCCAGCCCCAACAACCCCGCCAGCACCGAGAGTGCTCGCAAGAACAGGGCCGGAGCATCGCCAGGACAGACTCGTGCGAGCACAGGAAAACCCAGCCAGAAGGGCTGCACACTGAACATAATCGATACCAATGCACTCAGCGTTTAATGACCAGGGCCAAGAGCGGAGTTGAATTAACAGGGCAACTAGAGAAGGTTCTTTTCCAGCGGCACCCGGCCGCCGAAGTCATTGACCACTTCAAAGCGCACAGCCGCATTGCGTGGCGCTCGTTCGGCGTTTGCCGGCCAGGCAAAGGACTCACGGGCAAAGGGCGCGACCATCCCAGCCCCCAGGTCAACGGTGCGTCCCTGCGCTTGCACCTCGACCTTGCTGAAGGACAGGTAATAAGGGGTTGGATTGGACACCTGGACGACGGGCCCCGGGGCCTTGCCTTGGGCAACTCCCGCGGGCTCAAACTTCCAACTGAGTCTTTCCACCGCCGAGTTGACATTGACCTTCAAGTCCGCAGGACGAAAGAACAACTTGATCCGGTGGCGGAAGGTAAAGGCCAATCGGTTTTCATCCTGTTTCTGTTGTGGCGGAACTTCCAGAATGTTCAGCCAGTACAGTGACTCACGATCCGCGGGCAAGGGTTCTTTCGAATAACCAATACGCAGTACCGCCGCGGCATTGGGTTCCAGGCGACTGAGTGCCGGAGTAAGTTGGAAGGGCACTTTCATTTCTTCAGGTGCCTTACTGGCATCGCCATCATCAATCCAGGCCTGGACCAATATCGGCATACTGCCTGGGTTATTCATTCTCAGTGTCACATCACGGGCACTCGCCGGATAAACCACACGGGTGCCATGAATGACTATTTCCGCATTGACTGCCGATGAAAACAGAC
Protein-coding sequences here:
- a CDS encoding molecular chaperone; translation: MAPKAHVFKTFVIGAIFLGLFSSAVNAEIVIHGTRVVYPASARDVTLRMNNPGSMPILVQAWIDDGDASKAPEEMKVPFQLTPALSRLEPNAAAVLRIGYSKEPLPADRESLYWLNILEVPPQQKQDENRLAFTFRHRIKLFFRPADLKVNVNSAVERLSWKFEPAGVAQGKAPGPVVQVSNPTPYYLSFSKVEVQAQGRTVDLGAGMVAPFARESFAWPANAERAPRNAAVRFEVVNDFGGRVPLEKNLL